The following proteins are co-located in the Castanea sativa cultivar Marrone di Chiusa Pesio chromosome 8, ASM4071231v1 genome:
- the LOC142606690 gene encoding protein SOSEKI 5, whose amino-acid sequence MAVAAARGKATELQIPKKWRDRSECSPERTKVWTEPRANKTSEKRSVPVVYYLSRNGQLEHPHFIEVPLSSPEGLYLRDVINRLNLLRGKGMANLYSWSSKRSYKNGFVWHDLSENDFIYPAHGQEYVLKGSEFHELNLSPKLHETMTPSTSSSSSRSLRPPPPETNKSGEDSDFPAVITRRRNQSWSSIDLHEYKVYKAESSSGESAGKAAADASTQTEDKRRRRRPVRAKEIEEEEEDDEQVRDEKSQRDICHGQSTELSRDEISPPPSDSSPETLESLMKADGRLVICQPGANEENSSLNRTAENFPSGRMKASTVLMQLISCGSISFKDCGATSVKDQGFSMIGHYKSRLPRGAGNNNQLGKEAGALTEIPNFPGLKLEDKEYFSGSLIETNKKDVEVPNLKRSSSYNADRSSQLQLADEEIEGVRTKCMPRKPKTQPTKKDCNNDGSFISSSSSQQGSKRIEF is encoded by the exons atggCTGTGGCTGCTGCAAGAGGGAAAGCAACAGAGCTCCAAATCCCGAAAAAATGGAGGGACAGATCAGAGTGCAGCCCTGAAAGGACCAAAGTATGGACCGAGCCTAGGGCGAATAAGACCAGTGAGAAAAGATCGGTCCCCGTCGTTTATTACTTGTCCAGGAATGGACAGCTTGAGCATCCTCATTTCATCGAGGTCCCTCTTTCCTCTCCTGAAGGTCTCTACCTCAGAG ATGTAATTAACCGCTTGAATCTCCTCCGAGGCAAGGGAATGGCTAACTTGTATTCCTGGTCATCGAAACG GAGCTACAAAAACGGCTTCGTTTGGCACGATTTATCGGAGAACGATTTCATATACCCAGCTCACGGCCAAGAATACGTTCTTAAAGGCTCGGAGTTTCACGAACTCAATCTTAGCCCTAAGCTCCACGAAACGATGACGCCTTCGACGTCTTCATCTTCGTCGAGATCTCTGAGGCCACCACCGCCGGAGACGAACAAGTCCGGCGAGGATTCGGATTTTCCGGCGGTGATAACGCGGCGAAGGAACCAGTCGTGGAGCTCGATCGATCTCCACGAGTACAAGGTCTACAAGGCCGAGTCGTCTTCCGGCGAGTCCGCCGGGAAAGCCGCCGCCGACGCGTCGACTCAGACCGAGGACAAGCGAAGGAGACGCAGACCAGTCAGAGCGAAAGAaatcgaagaagaagaagaagacgacgaGCAAGTTCGCGATGAGAAAAGTCAACGTGATATTTGCCATGGTCAAAGTACGGAGCTGAGTAGGGACGAGATTTCGCCTCCGCCGTCAGATTCAAGCCCCGAAACCCTAGAATCATTAATGAAGGCCGATGGACGGTTGGTGATTTGCCAGCCTGGCGCTAATGAGGAGAATTCTTCGTTGAATCGGACGGCTGAGAATTTCCCAAGCGGAAGAATGAAGGCATCGACGGTTCTGATGCAATTGATCTCGTGCGGCTCGATATCGTTCAAGGACTGTGGTGCCACGTCAGTGAAGGATCAGGGTTTCTCGATGATTGGGCACTATAAATCCAGGTTGCCCCGTGGAGCAGGGAACAATAATCAATTGGGTAAAGAAGCGGGGGCACTGACGGAAATTCCTAATTTCCCGGGGTTAAAATTGGAAGACAAAGAGTATTTTAGCGGGAGCTTGATCGAGACAAACAAGAAGGATGTGGAGGTTCCAAATTTGAAGAGGTCATCTTCGTATAATGCAGATCG GAGTTCGCAGTTGCAATTGGCGGATGAAGAGATTGAGGGAGTGCGCACAAAATGCATGCCGAGGAAACCAAAGACACAGCCAACGAAGAAAGATTGCAACAACGATGGCTCTTTTatcagtagtagtagtagtcaACAAGGGAGCAAGAGGATTGAGTTCTAA